The following DNA comes from Hemibagrus wyckioides isolate EC202008001 linkage group LG05, SWU_Hwy_1.0, whole genome shotgun sequence.
ACAAGATCCTGCTGAGAATGCAAATCATGTCACGTTGTCATAAAATCCTGCTTCTTATCTGTCCATGATTTTCAGATCATGCTTCATGGTGTGCTGAGATGAAGCCTAAAATGTGGATGCaagctaaaaaaaagaatatagaGATTTATGCGGTGCATTTTGAGCTTGTTTCACTTTTTGAGACTGTTGCACTATCAAAAACGAAATTGTACATGAAGATCACCCTCTTTAAATCTTGTATGGCTAAACAGTTATTTTATATACTGcctgatgtgtttgtgtactgcTGAGCATCTCTTAACGCTAATTGTTTACCAATCATGATGCAATGTGTGCTGCCAGAGCTGGGTGTTTTCCCAGGAGCACTGTAGCATAaagcatacatatatatatatatatgtatgtatgtatatatatatatatatataaacttttcATTTATGCTTCAATTCAATATTTATCAGTGTAATTATTATGATGGCTGGCTTGACAAATATGATTCTTTTCTTTAGACTGATACCTGAACCCACCTATAGCTATCagataattttatattttttgactGAAGACACCAATAAGGATGGATAAGTATATGTTCAGAAAGGTTTGTACTGTAGAAATAAGCTGTTTAACAATACATAAACCCTGACTTATctactttatatattttatttatatcatttattttcaatccAAGCACAATGTATTTTCCTGTTGGTGCTATTTAGGATATTAATCTCTTTAGTTCCACAATTCTGTTTGCAATCCGTGACTATTAGCTAGTGAGCTAAATTGGCTAGCAAGCATTGCgctatgatagatagatagatagatagatagatagatagatagatagatagatagatagatagatagatactttattcatcccagagggaaattcacaataataataataataataataataataataataataataataataataataataataattctgttaAACTGTTCTCTGTAAGCAGAAAATACAATAACTTTTTTAAGCAatgtaaacaaaacatataATCAAAGTATATTCGAAATATCAAAGAGATGTACTGTATTTGCTAATTATGCTTGCTAAACTTGCTAGATACTCTCGACTAGCCTATATCGCCAACTGACACCGGAAAACGCCGAAAACGAGACGAATAAAGCCGAAAAACGCCGATAAATACCGAAAATGATGTTCGCATCTGTAGGTGGGTTTTAATaaatttatctgtttttttttttcctggcggattttgtctgtgtattttttttctgaaagcaTTCAGTTACAATTATGcatcttcatatatatatatatatatatatatatagataggcCTGATCTGACTTTTGAGCACACaacactacatctctctatagTTCAATCTTATTGTTTTcacaaatatattaataaagagAGCAAAAAGCCTTGAAGCCTTGGTGTATATTAAGGTTTAGTTTACATACACAtggcatacacacattcagcagaTCTTCATAGACAGGAATACATGAAAAAAAACTGATGAATTGATTGTGAATTGATTATATTCTTTATCTGGAGGTTACCCATCAATGGAATTTTGAACATATttttatgaacaaaaaaaaagagaagaagaaaaaaattatcCGCAATTCACATAATTTCAAGAATTGAACAACTTAAATAGCAtaactacaaaataaaatctctaatgctcagaaaatatttttcccgtctaataatcattttatattaattcaaATCCTGAAGAAACAGCGACATCTACTGGGCATTTCTGCATATTTCATGCAGCTTGCGGCTTCTCTTTAGAATTTTTTTCATGAGACAATTTTGGCGACAATTGAAGttgaatataattattatacgTGTCCGCGTGAAAGCTCTGAAAACTCTACAGTCCTCTGAAAAAGtataaagaggaaaaataataaagaagacTTTAACACTGATAATGGGGTATGAgagttataaataataaataaaaataaataatagaaataaataaaaaaggcaaaCATTCATCTGAAATGAACTGAACACTGTTTTCAACATTTAACACAGTTATCTAGCATTTAAGATTCATTGCAGCAgcttataaaacaaacaaatctagAACATTTTTTTGACTGAACAATGACTAGTGACAAAAAGTAtgtgtaaaatgaaaaaaaaaaaaaacaacctagcAGGTACCTTCTTCATCTATTTAACATGCACAGCATTTGAGCAAGGGAATATTTATATGTGCTTCCTTATAACTGGCTTATACACATTAAAGAGACTATGCTGGTGAGGATCAGGATGGAGATGAGTGCAGGCTGGCTCAGAGAAGCTGTATTTGGCACAGCATATGACACAATGATTTGACGGTTAAAGCTGGGCTGGGTGAAACGATAGTTTTCCACCAGCAACTTCTTCACCGTGTCGTTCTTATCCGAGTAATACAGATGTGTGACGAACGGCAAATACTGAAACAGAGCAGAAGGTAAAGGGCAAATCTTTCTCAGTGACAAGCAATCAGGCAGTTTAAAACTGAGGCCTCCTCCAGATACTCATAAGGAAAAAACTCAGTAGCTGTCTGAGCCACAAGCTGCTGACTGTGTAACTAAGGAATATAACACTTCAGAGCATGCCTTTACGCttatcaagcataacattatgaccacctgcctaatattcagtcggtcccccttttgctgccaaaacggccctgacctgtcgaggcatggacttcactagatccctgaagatgtgctgtggtatctggctccaagacgttagcagcagatcttttaagtcctgtaaattgcaaggtggggcctctaagagctgcagttttggagatgatctgatccagtggtctagccatcacgatGTGGCCCCTTGTCacactcgctcaaatccttacacttgtccatttttcctgcttctaacacatcaactttgaggacaaaatgttcacttgcttcctaatatatcccacccactaacaggtgccatgatgagatgataATCAGTGTTTTGTGTCTTCTGCtgacaatgttatgcctgatcaatgtataagaaaataatgacaaaatgatGAAGCAGATTTACGGTTTTCCTGTAACATCATGCGTGTTTCGTTCCACTAACACCACAATAATGAGTGCCGTAAATGTATTATCATTAATCATCCAATaagctttaatttctttcttttattttacgATACCAcatgctttttatccatttatagttactctGACTGGTACAAGGACTGTAAAATGCTAAATAATTACTCTCTACAAAAAGCGTCACcttatttgtatttctttttcttcctctgagaCAAGCATCTTGTAATGAATAATTGAAAACGTATGAAAGATACAGTTTCACTGCTCTTTATCATTATTTGCTCTCACCTGCTCTCTGGAGATGAAAATGGGTTTCTCAAACACAATCCAGGTGACGGTCTGGAAGCAAGGCGGAGTGGTCAGGCCTCCGTGATACTGATAGAATTTATAATTATCGGGAAGAAGGTCCAACAGTGCTGGAGGGGTCACGCTGACAGAATCACCTGGAAAACAAAACGGGAAGTGGGTGGAGTCGAGCGGATAACGCCGATGTGCGCTTGACACACAGTGGTTCGACTCACCTGGATATGGCACACTGGACACAGCATGAGCTATGGCTTTAAATGCTTCATTCTCTGCAGAGGCGATCTGAAAACAAAGCATGAGCAACCAAGAGCAATCCTTTATATTGTCTTGTTTAATATCCAGGGGACATGAATTCATAACCTTCTGTTCAACATTACATAAACTTTAAGCACCAAGAAAACCTCTGCTTATATCACATCTCTTATGTTTAAGCATTAGTCAAACTAACTAAccctttcttttaaaaatattgttttgttgttgtttactgctattttattatttattacttgttTGAATTTGTATGGTGACCTTGAATGACTAGAAAGGggactataaaataaaatgtattattattattaaattaattaattaataatggcTGTTTTTTTTCAATGTCTACATTTACGTCAGTTGATGCTGCtagtctctctgtctatctgtgattgtttctctctctctgtctcccggATAGTCCAACCGCCTCTATACCTGCAAGTGCTAATCTAAATATTAAGTCACGCCCCTCACACTACTCAGATGATTCTGTTCAGCCTGTGTTTTAAACATGGCATCATAATAATATATGTACACCATAAACTAAAAATCTGTGAATGTTGTTCCTCCTCTCAGTTCTGTGATAAAGATTTAAAGATCGTGTTACATCAATGAAGACTCCCATCATAAGCAGGCCGGACGGAACAGCAGAAGCGGCTTCCACATCAGTGAATCCAGGAGCGAGACCCACAATCTGCatctaataacacactcacacccacacacaccatttactgAGTCATACATTATTATTGTAGCTGGTTACCAGAATTAATGTGCAATCAGTTATATGAGACACAcatcccgtgtgtgtgtgtgtgtgtgtgtgtgtgtacctccaTAGGAAACCTCCGACTGTCAAGTTTATGCTCTGATCCGTTGGTCACATTTGTTCCCCAGTGGAATCTCATCTCCACGATTTGGTAATTATGCTTTATACTGCCACCTTTCACACTCATGCCTGCTTGAAACGTCACAACaactaatctcacacacacacacacacacacacatacacaaaatctaactaaatataaatcaataataatataataataatataaaaataagtatGATATAAGATACTTAAGATATTATAAGATAAAGAACTAGTctaaagtaataaaacacagaataacCTGTTCTAGGTTTTCAGTTTTTTGTCTGACGTTTAGAAATGTTTCATGaaacttatatatatttttttttaatatttaatgtaattgcTTGATTTATTTGTCTACCTTCTTATtcctatttaattttttaattcctCATCAAAAGTCTCTGTTTTTACCCTTTCAGCATAGTCCTGTGCTTTAAATTCTACATattactaaatatatatattataccaTTAAATCTTCTAATGCCATCACCCTTCATAgccattgtgttgtgatgtgactCTTTCTGACGGTGTTGCGTACCCGTGTTCCGGACATTTGCTACGGTCCAGTTCCCCTGACGCATGTTGAAGCGTTGAAGCCCCAGAGGACTGATGGAGTTGTTTTTAGTAGCAACATGTTCCAGGACGATGGGAGAATGCAGTGTAGATTGTTTGATGATGCAGGAAGGAAAGGTTTTCACCCACTGATATGGATCTGTCATATAAAAAGAGTCATTTCATATTACTGCCatcaattaaataattacaaaaaagtaaagaaagcaGGTCAACACAAAGACATgaattaagacaaataaaacgAATCATTTAGCACATACTGTTCTATCGTCCTGAAGTGGACAGGTTTTTCGATTGGGTTTTTAGTCAAATGCCTTCCTTGTTACCAGCCTCAACTCGGAGTGGACGATGCCATTATACATCTGCTTCACCGCACCTATTCCCACCTAGAGAACCCAGGGAACTCTGTGAGGTTTATGTTTTTCGACTTCTCAAGTGCTTTCAACGCCATCAGGCCCAGCCTACTTGGAGAGAAGTTGAAGAACATGAATGTGTACACTCATCTGGTTTCATGGATTATGGACTACCTCACCAGACATCCCCAGTACGTCCGAATACAGAACTGTGTGTCCGACATCATGATCTGCAGCACTAGTGAACAGTTCTTTCTCCCTTCCTCTTCACCCTGTATACATCGGATTTCAGACACAACTTGGAATCCTGCTACCTTCAGAAATTCTCTGATGACTCTGTGATTGTCGGATGTATCCAGGGAGGTAACACCTTAGAGTATCAGACAGCAGTGGACAACtttgtcacctggtgtgtgAACTCAACCATCTACAGCTCAATGTTGGGAAAACAAAGGAACTGGTAGTGGACTTTAGAAAATCCACAACCCCAGCCTCTCCTTTGTCTGTCCTTGGAGAGAAAGTTGAGATTGTTGAGGATTACAAATACCTGGGAGTCCACACTGAcaacaaactggactggacactaAACTCACCAGTGCTCTACAAGAAAGGACAGAGTAGGTTGTATTTTCTGAGGAGACTCAGGTCCTTCAACGTCTGCAACACCATACTGCGGATGTTCTACGAGTCTGTGGTGTCTAGTGCCATTTTCTATGCAGCGGTCTGTTGGGGATGTAACATGAAGgtgg
Coding sequences within:
- the car15 gene encoding carbonic anhydrase 15 isoform X1 — its product is MPFWISFLISIIALTAHSASPLKVPPLNYCYTEDACNPYQWVKTFPSCIIKQSTLHSPIVLEHVATKNNSISPLGLQRFNMRQGNWTVANVRNTVVVTFQAGMSVKGGSIKHNYQIVEMRFHWGTNVTNGSEHKLDSRRFPMEMQIVGLAPGFTDVEAASAVPSGLLMMGVFIDIASAENEAFKAIAHAVSSVPYPGDSVSVTPPALLDLLPDNYKFYQYHGGLTTPPCFQTVTWIVFEKPIFISREQYLPFVTHLYYSDKNDTVKKLLVENYRFTQPSFNRQIIVSYAVPNTASLSQPALISILILTSIVSLMCISQL
- the car15 gene encoding carbonic anhydrase 15 isoform X2 — encoded protein: MHAVSPNVFFFYPYQWVKTFPSCIIKQSTLHSPIVLEHVATKNNSISPLGLQRFNMRQGNWTVANVRNTVVVTFQAGMSVKGGSIKHNYQIVEMRFHWGTNVTNGSEHKLDSRRFPMEMQIVGLAPGFTDVEAASAVPSGLLMMGVFIDIASAENEAFKAIAHAVSSVPYPGDSVSVTPPALLDLLPDNYKFYQYHGGLTTPPCFQTVTWIVFEKPIFISREQYLPFVTHLYYSDKNDTVKKLLVENYRFTQPSFNRQIIVSYAVPNTASLSQPALISILILTSIVSLMCISQL